Proteins from a single region of Chryseomicrobium sp. FSL W7-1435:
- a CDS encoding M15 family metallopeptidase produces the protein MNTRSYLYQSKKKSKWPWIVAILVILSAGGTYWAGAQGYLPFSIPSITTQEEEPVEQEPALEPEQPIVTDPEPELEPEPEPEIDRSGAKGYEGNETLPQEPTVIKDILMASKQYPLPSDYAPGESAEAREAFNEMAAAAKLDGFSLVAFSTYRSFERQQELYERYVSNDGQEEADRYSARPGHSEHQTGLAFDIGEENFEEHFARVSFGETEAGKWLAENAHNYGFILRYPEGKEKLTGYMYEPWHFRYLGKETSQEILESGLTVEEFIEQ, from the coding sequence ATGAATACGCGCTCGTACCTTTATCAATCGAAAAAAAAGAGTAAATGGCCTTGGATTGTAGCCATTTTAGTAATCCTTTCTGCAGGAGGAACTTATTGGGCAGGTGCTCAAGGATATCTTCCGTTTTCAATCCCTAGTATTACCACGCAGGAGGAAGAGCCGGTCGAACAAGAACCCGCTTTAGAGCCTGAACAACCAATTGTAACTGATCCAGAACCGGAGCTAGAACCAGAACCCGAACCAGAAATTGACAGGTCTGGTGCAAAAGGTTATGAAGGGAATGAAACACTTCCTCAAGAGCCGACAGTTATCAAGGATATCTTAATGGCCAGCAAACAATATCCACTTCCATCAGATTATGCACCGGGAGAGAGTGCAGAGGCACGCGAAGCCTTTAACGAAATGGCCGCTGCGGCAAAACTCGATGGCTTTTCTCTTGTGGCGTTTAGTACGTACCGCTCATTTGAGCGCCAGCAAGAATTATATGAACGTTACGTCAGCAATGATGGCCAAGAAGAAGCAGACCGCTACAGTGCTCGTCCGGGCCATTCCGAACATCAGACCGGCTTAGCATTTGATATCGGAGAAGAAAACTTTGAAGAACATTTTGCCCGGGTAAGTTTTGGGGAGACAGAGGCAGGCAAATGGCTTGCGGAAAATGCCCACAATTACGGCTTTATCTTACGTTACCCAGAAGGAAAAGAGAAACTGACAGGCTATATGTATGAACCCTGGCATTTCCGTTATCTTGGAAAAGAGACTTCTCAAGAAATTTTAGAGTCTGGTTTAACAGTAGAAGAGTTTATTGAACAATAA